In a single window of the Nakaseomyces glabratus chromosome B, complete sequence genome:
- the MGR1 gene encoding Mgr1p (CAGL0B00682g~Ortholog(s) have misfolded protein binding activity, role in protein quality control for misfolded or incompletely synthesized proteins and i-AAA complex localization), with protein MGIFTPPGKSDKRDANEEKPTLLGSNSKDETDVEKFWVRPSLGLKLWGPLVPASDNKTGLWTLVAVQSMVGLLCFYRFKSLRIIDRNGALNSVGKSGIRPTSVLVNEPKLYNSAFTQQEAVSGKPLVKKDIADFPTLNRFSTTHGDMFVNTTNVNRNTPSLSAAPVVASPVLSSAGHQSEIMAKSEAKNNWKSFFKSDNWLIFKKVFYLLAGSIILSQSMLEACRLTILRYDPWCEEAKTVREKKFFNNIVKFYHEGIDPTKVKVKDAVSGNIMPTNVPEVRQSVALVRAQTEAENPIISWFGPIEYKPMTFSEFLDRLEYHLDMFEYFQGKRAANETALGFLTGIKTETSNLRDQNAQNRSRILKELKSEDQLSNDLSIKTGNAKIPKGTQRHGFSAAANRSIILEEDVAVPEDIDLNEIWTLYDPWLNLALETSLSIKFIPTVLINQDGITENSMMDTEATIGDKAGVIPENSNKPEEPRQ; from the coding sequence ATGGGTATATTTACACCGCCAGGAAAATCTGACAAGAGAGACGCTAATGAGGAGAAGCCAACCCTCCTCGGTTCTAATTCAAAGGATGAAACAGATGTGGAAAAGTTTTGGGTGCGACCAAGTCTTGGTCTCAAATTGTGGGGGCCACTGGTGCCGGCATCGGACAATAAGACCGGTCTTTGGACTCTGGTAGCAGTACAGAGTATGGTTGGGCTATTATGTTTTTACAGATTCAAATCATTGCGCATAATAGATAGGAATGGGGCACTAAATAGTGTCGGTAAATCTGGTATACGACCAACTAGTGTCCTGGTGAATGAGccaaaattatataattcAGCTTTCACACAGCAGGAGGCAGTATCAGGTAAACCTCTAGTTAAGAAAGACATTGCAGATTTCCCAACACTTAATAGATTCTCTACTACTCATGGGGATATGTTTGTTAACACAACTAATGTCAATCGCAACACCCCCTCACTATCAGCTGCACCTGTAGTTGCATCTCCCGTTTTGAGCTCTGCTGGACATCAGAGTGAGATAATGGCAAAATCTGAAGCTAAAAACAATTGGAAGtcctttttcaaatcagACAATTGGTTAATATTCAAGAAAGTGTTTTACCTTTTAGCAGGTTCAATTATACTATCACAATCTATGCTTGAGGCATGTAGACTTACAATCCTTAGGTATGACCCCTGGTGTGAAGAAGCCAAGACGGtaagagaaaagaaattcttcaataatattGTGAAATTCTATCATGAGGGAATTGATCCCACCAAAGTGAAGGTCAAGGATGCTGTTAGTGGGAACATCATGCCAACTAATGTGCCAGAAGTGAGACAAAGTGTAGCATTGGTGAGGGCACAGACTGAGGCTGAAAATCCAATAATTTCTTGGTTTGGCCCAATAGAGTATAAGCCAATGACTTTTTCAGAATTTCTTGACCGATTGGAGTATCACCTTGATATGTTTGAGTATTTTCAAGGCAAGAGAGCCGCCAATGAAACAGCATTAGGCTTTTTGACAGGAATAAAGACAGAGACATCGAATTTAAGAGATCAAAATGCTCAAAATAGAAGTCGGATTTTAAAGGAACTAAAATCCGAAGATCAATTAAGCAATGATTTGAGCATTAAGACTGGAAATGCAAAGATACCGAAAGGTACTCAGAGACATGGATTTTCAGCTGCTGCCAATAGATCTATCATACTAGAAGAAGATGTGGCAGTTCCGGAAGATATAGACCTTAATGAAATTTGGACACTTTATGACCCGTGGCTAAATTTAGCATTAGAAACCTCATTGAGCATCAAATTCATTCCTACTGTACTAATTAATCAGGATGGTATTACAGAAAATAGCATGATGGATACCGAAGCTACTATAGGCGACAAGGCAGGTGTAATACCAGAAAATAGTAACAAACCTGAAGAACCTCGTCAATAA
- the PDI1 gene encoding protein disulfide isomerase PDI1 (CAGL0B00704g~Protein disulfide-isomerase): protein MLFNKGLLALAATAALGVSAQDAVAPADSAVVKLEQDNFQDFLKENSLVMAEFFAPWCGHCKKLAPEYVKAAEELKSKNVSLVQIDCDDNRDLCMQLQIPGFPSIKLIKDGDIAHAKDYNGARTAEAIVKFMIKQTQPAVQVVEDKAALDALVANSTVPVVVDFGVNDFNATFYQFAHALSDDYVFISLPSKENKISVFLPVEGSSAEEIVFKGDHKTLAKDRSVFEEWLKVESLPFFGEINGEVFNAYLESGLPLAYFFFNEPSEVEENRKFFTDLAKKYRGKMAFVSLDAKQFGRHAENLNMKQQFPLFAIHNMTSNQKFGLPQMAEEEFAKLNKAIKLKTKDITKLVENVLSGKAEAIVKSEEVPSVQESNVFKIVGKTHDKIVADPKKDVLVKYYAPWCGHCKKMAPTYEELADTYASDSSSKDKVVIAEVDATANDIFNVEIAGYPTILLYPAGKNAEPVVYEGDRSLDSFLTFIKENGANGIDGSSLHKKFLETKKAAEQAEIEDDNEDEDGFDDEL, encoded by the coding sequence ATGCTTTTTAACAAGGGTCTATTAGCCTTGGCTGCCACTGCAGCTTTGGGTGTTTCTGCACAAGACGCTGTTGCACCAGCTGATTCTGCTGTTGTTAAGCTAGAACAAGACAACTTCCAGGACTTCTTGAAGGAGAACTCCTTGGTTATGGCTGAGTTCTTTGCCCCATGGTGTGGTCATTGTAAGAAGTTAGCTCCAGAGTACGTCAAGGCTGCTGAGGAGCTTAAGAGCAAGAATGTCTCTCTAGTACAAATCGACTGTGATGACAACAGAGACCTATGTATGCAATTGCAAATTCCAGGTTTCCCATCAATCAAGTTGATCAAGGACGGTGACATTGCTCATGCCAAGGACTACAACGGTGCTAGAACTGCCGAGGCCATTGTCAAGTTCATGATCAAGCAAACACAACCAGCTGTTCAGGTCGTCGAAGACAAGGCTGCTCTAGATGCTTTAGTGGCTAACTCTACAGTTCCAGTGGTTGTTGACTTCGGTGTCAACGACTTCAACGCTACTTTCTACCAATTCGCCCACGCTCTTTCTGATGACTACGTCTTCATCTCTTTGCCATCCAAGGAGAACAAGATCTCTGTCTTCCTACCTGTCGAAGGTTCCTCTGCTGAAGAAATTGTCTTCAAGGGAGACCACAAGACTTTGGCTAAGGACAGATCTGTTTTCGAAGAGTGGTTGAAAGTTGAATCTTTGCCATTCTTTGGTGAAATCAACGGTGAAGTTTTCAATGCCTACTTAGAAAGTGGTTTGCCTCTAGcttacttcttcttcaatgaaCCATctgaagttgaagaaaatagaaaattCTTCACTGACTTGGCCAAGAAGTACCGTGGTAAGATGGCTTTTGTCAGCCTGGATGCCAAGCAATTTGGTAGACACGCCGAGAACTTGAACATGAAGCAACAATTCCCATTGTTCGCTATCCACAACATGACTAGCAACCAAAAATTCGGTCTACCACAAATGGCCGAAGAAGAGTTCGCTAAGTTGAACAAGGCTATCAAGTTAAAGACCAAGGACATCACCAAATTGGTTGAAAATGTCTTATCTGGTAAGGCTGAAGCTATTGTCAAGTCTGAAGAAGTTCCATCAGTCCAAGAAAGCAACGTTTTCAAGATCGTTGGTAAGACCCACGACAAGATTGTTGCTGATCCTAAGAAGGATGTTCTTGTTAAGTACTATGCCCCATGGTGTGGTCACTGTAAGAAGATGGCTCCAACTTATGAAGAATTGGCAGACACTTACGCCTCCGACTCATCCTCTAAGGACAAGGTTGTTATTGCTGAGGTTGATGCTACTGCCAATGACATTTTCAATGTCGAAATTGCTGGTTACCCAACCATATTGTTGTACCCAGCTGGTAAGAACGCTGAGCCTGTTGTTTACGAAGGTGACAGATCTTTGGACTCCTTCTTGACTTTCATTAAAGAAAACGGTGCCAACGGTATTGACGGTTCTTCTCTACACAAGAAGTTCCTAGAGACCAAGAAGGCTGCTGAACAGGCTGAAATTGAAGAcgacaatgaagatgaggatggatttgatgatgaattgTAG
- a CDS encoding uncharacterized protein (CAGL0B00715g~Protein of unknown function), giving the protein MTNLIILISFHNITVKVIQTTLFAISKNFSLFTIFGISCYFHHFLKFSSTIRSALINIYCGVKHSIQNTSSVCLVC; this is encoded by the coding sequence ATGACAAACTTAATTATTCTGATCTCATTTCACAATATTACCGTGAAGGTGATTCAAACTACGCTATTTGCCATATCGAAGAACTTCTCTTTATTTACAATTTTCGGTATATCATGCTACTTCCACCATTTTCTAAAATTCAGTAGCACAATACGCAGTGCacttattaatatttattgtGGTGTAAAACATTCAATACAGAACACCAGTTCTGTATGTCTAGTGTGTTAA
- the GLK1 gene encoding glucokinase (CAGL0B00726g~Ortholog(s) have glucokinase activity, role in glucose import, glucose metabolic process, glycolytic process, mannose metabolic process and cytosol, plasma membrane localization), translated as MAFHEFHSQQQLKLDKEVQSIIDKFEINQVKLIKLCNEYTDSLQTFKVNHLFGTGQEAGDVVLAYLQRPFFKICLVRVNFNNSQILHQQCNKISQELFNSEHQLAERMCAYTLMFLRLYLPHLYDTPFILPFIVQDYPVRYYSLPVKYQRLLQLAGIYNVQVKVTSESLASLNYTNYSTYFMGASKNINLIASCFIGETYCSCIRVTNSKAGLLDFRIPLTKLPKTDFDFHTIDRFDKLITSDHISETVRNCLIFLHSRRQILSKYHSLCDLPNCIKSHFKLDTDTMAHIVLDESEKLSIANLVMLQQWELETNTNDRQVIKKIVKAVIKRSATLSAIPIVVEIMNHIKHLKEQNETFQSATIGCNGSLIEIFPDYNKYFSETLANSPLGPDIAKKINVTTNMEAIEIGGACLVYQ; from the coding sequence atggCATTTCACGAGTTTCATTCACAACAGCAACTTAAACTAGATAAAGAAGTACAATCAATTATTGATAAGtttgaaataaatcaaGTGAAGTTGATAAAGTTATGTAACGAATACACCGATAGTTTACAAACATTCAAAGTCAATCACTTATTTGGAACAGGACAGGAAGCTGGTGACGTTGTACTAGCATATCTACAGAGACCTTTCTTTAAAATATGCCTTGTGAGGGTGAATTTTAATAATTCGCAAATACTACATCAGCAATGTAACAAGATATCTCAAGAGTTGTTCAATTCGGAACATCAATTAGCTGAAAGAATGTGTGCATATACTCTCATGTTTCTCAGGTTATACCTGCCTCATCTATATGATACTCCATTTATTCTACCATTTATTGTACAGGACTATCCCGTTAGATATTATAGCCTTCCCGTCAAGTATCAACGGTTACTGCAGTTGGCAGGAATTTACAATGTCCAAGTAAAGGTGACTTCCGAATCCCTTGCATCATTAAACTATACAAATTATAGTACCTATTTCATGGGGGcttcaaaaaatatcaatttaATTGCTAGTTGCTTTATCGGAGAGACATATTGTAGTTGCATTAGGGTGACAAATTCAAAAGCCGGACTACTTGATTTCAGAATTCCTCTTACCAAATTACCAAAAACGGATTTTGATTTCCATACAATTGACAGGTTTGATAAATTAATTACATCAGATCACATATCAGAAACTGTTAGAAATTGCTTAATATTCTTACATAGTAGGAGACAAATACTTTCCAAATATCACTCACTCTGCGATTTACCCAATTGTATTAAAAGCCACTTTAAACTTGATACAGATACCATGGCCCATATTGTGCTAGATGAGAGCGAGAAACTATCAATTGCTAACTTGGTAATGCTCCAACAGTGGGAGCTGGAAACAAATACTAACGATCGACAAGtgattaaaaaaatagtaaaagCTGTAATAAAAAGATCTGCAACTCTGAGCGCAATTCCAATTGTAGTAGAAATAATGAATCACATAAAACATTTAAAGGAACAGAATGAAACATTTCAATCCGCTACGATAGGTTGTAATGGAAGTTTGATAGAAATATTCCCAGATTATAACAAATACTTTTCTGAGACTTTAGCCAACTCTCCTTTGGGTCCAGATattgccaaaaaaataaatgttaCCACTAACATGGAAGCCATTGAAATTGGTGGTGCATGTTTAGTGTACCAATAA
- the GID7 gene encoding glucose-induced degradation complex subunit GID7 (CAGL0B00748g~Ortholog(s) have role in negative regulation of gluconeogenesis, proteasome-mediated ubiquitin-dependent protein catabolic process and GID complex, cytosol, nucleus localization) — protein sequence MTASASVPNERSFSNDVTDPMQNINMFDKVQLTKLLIHTLRELGYDESAIKLQEESGGIQVESSIVQNLLKWIRAGSYHYISFVELAQLPLQNGRLTDDQRMAELVAHYQSFESNDAGYSEAKNSMKIENVITTPINTSRTIDRMSTNLEQFNDAIAQIQTLNLSSINIERIRAVLEISILICRQVFLELIFENKDFHTALILLRGTIRRYTEVWDSIDPKIEGLQDEQQTFAPEIILKDMSSLITCPNESIITGLWPNSLTKSRENLIQTISNYINPNDLVPKGRLLTLLRQAVKYQRSKDVFNFSDQEVSNGIEMEDISASKELNKYNLLQDNTSNFQKIAFENEKTLTQHSDEVWYLQFSPDGRYLASVSADATTDRKIYIYDVQNDFQVYKILSGNSQCILYLSFSPDSKLLVSCPFNAIVNIYSIHAEGEPIDINPESDNKIVAEVIKPIDSFYVLPGKEFKRNRSDSNNSMDGASRDVPSNQNRPQDLMATMESGSPLEPRSRSDSPSRHSINPVRIWCCDWFHTERHSGKFVVGSPDREVAIYDTNSSSVVFCFSQNTVIPSSIALQQNILGSSPISGGNALNNITRRDSTFSNNEIFPRVHDIKISNDDNSLILMTHQGKIDVYDISRLPSNNDNYFDIMAEYEKTIIPLASRLNVEKNMTCISIPKPGSFYDPALDSLLLVNLQSSEIQLWNYRENILIQKYFGQKQEQFIIRSCFGFENKLVASGSEDGKVYIWDRVRGNILGVLKAHVNDKPAQSNGNINSNNNKKNGKNCNTVVWNPADHNMFASGGDDGFIKVWKLVKD from the coding sequence ATGACTGCTTCTGCTTCAGTACCAAATGAGAGAAGTTTTAGTAATGATGTCACTGACCCAATgcaaaatatcaatatgTTTGACAAAGTACAGTTAACGAAATTACTAATTCACACATTAAGAGAGTTAGGATATGATGAGTCTGCTATAAaattacaagaagaaagtggTGGAATACAGGTTGAGTCATCCATTGTCCAGAATCTTCTCAAATGGATACGTGCTGGGTCTTACCATTATATATCATTCGTCGAATTAGCACAGCTACCCTTACAAAATGGCCGACTAACAGATGATCAGAGAATGGCAGAACTAGTAGCACATTATCAATCATTTGAATCCAATGATGCTGGCTATTCTGAAGCtaaaaattcaatgaaaattgaaaacGTGATTACAACCCCGATTAATACTAGCAGGACTATAGATCGAATGAGTACAAACTTAGAACAATTTAATGATGCAATTGCACAGATACAAACATTAAACTTATCGTCCATCAACATAGAACGCATCCGAGCAGTTTTAGAAATTTCAATACTGATCTGCAGACAAGTATTCCTTGAGCTCATATTTGAGAATAAAGATTTTCACACAGCCTTAATTTTGCTTAGAGGTACTATAAGAAGATATACTGAAGTATGGGATAGTATTGATCCGAAGATTGAAGGGCTTCAGGATGAACAGCAAACTTTTGCACCAGAAATTATTCTTAAAGACATGTCTTCATTAATAACATGCCCAAATGAATCAATTATAACTGGACTATGGCCAAACTCGCTAACTAAAAGCCGCGAAAATCTTATTCAGACAATCTCAAACTACATTAACCCCAATGATCTTGTCCCTAAGGGAAGACTTTTGACGCTTCTGAGACAAGCTGTGAAATATCAACGTTCAAAGGACgtttttaatttttcagaTCAAGAAGTTAGTAACGGTATCGAAATGGAAGACATAAGTGCTTCGAAAGAGTTGAATAAATACAACCTGTTACAAGACAATACTAGTAACTTCCAAAAAATTGCGTTTGAAAATGAGAAAACCTTGACTCAACACTCCGATGAAGTATGGTATCTACAATTCTCACCAGACGGAAGATACCTGGCTAGTGTTTCTGCGGATGCTACGACTGatagaaaaatatacatTTACGATGTGCAGAACGACTTCCAAGTatacaaaatattatcagGAAATTCCCAATGCATTCTTTATCTATCCTTTTCTCCGGATAGTAAACTTTTGGTGTCATGTCCCTTTAATGCCATCGTAAATATCTACTCGATTCATGCGGAAGGGGAACCTATTGACATTAATCCAGAATCTGATAATAAAATCGTAGCTGAGGTAATTAAACCCATTGATTCTTTTTATGTTTTACCCGGCAAAGAGTTTAAAAGAAATCGCTCTgattcaaataattcaaTGGATGGTGCCTCTCGAGATGTTCcatcaaatcaaaatagGCCTCAAGATCTAATGGCCACAATGGAATCAGGTTCTCCATTAGAGCCTAGATCAAGAAGTGACTCTCCTTCTCGTCACTCCATTAACCCAGTAAGGATATGGTGTTGTGACTGGTTTCATACGGAAAGGCATAGTGGTAAATTTGTAGTTGGGTCACCGGACAGGGAAGTTGCTATATATGACACGAACTCTTCTTCAGTAGTATTCTGCTTTTCTCAGAATACAGTTATCCCAAGCAGTATAGCattacaacaaaatatacttGGATCTAGTCCAATATCAGGAGGAAATGCGTTGAATAATATAACCAGGCGCGACTCTACCTTTagtaataatgaaatatttcCAAGAGTTCATGATATAAAGATCAGCAACGATGACAACTCCCTTATATTAATGACGCACCAGGGTAAGATTGACGTATACGATATTTCCAGATTACCAAGTAATAATGATAATTACTTTGATATCATGGCTGAGTATGAGAAAACAATCATACCCTTAGCAAGCCGTCTAAATGtcgaaaaaaatatgacaTGTATATCCATTCCTAAACCAGGTTCATTTTATGATCCGGCCTTAGATTCCCTTTTACTTGTAAACTTACAATCGAGTGAAATACAATTATGGAATTATAGGGAAAATATACTGATCCAGAAATACTTTGGTCAGAAACAGGAAcaatttattattagatCGTGCTTCGGATTTGAAAATAAGCTTGTAGCAAGTGGTTCAGAAGACGGCAAAGTATACATATGGGATAGAGTGAGGGGAAATATTTTGGGTGTTTTAAAAGCACATGTTAATGACAAACCAGCACAGTCCAATGGAAACATCAATTCtaataacaacaaaaagAATGGTAAGAATTGTAATACTGTTGTTTGGAACCCAGCTGATCATAACATGTTTGCATCTGGAGGTGACGATGGATTTATTAAAGTTTGGAAATTAGTTAAAGACTAA